Proteins from a genomic interval of Gossypium hirsutum isolate 1008001.06 chromosome A09, Gossypium_hirsutum_v2.1, whole genome shotgun sequence:
- the LOC107928574 gene encoding CBL-interacting serine/threonine-protein kinase 7, which translates to MPSGAPPPLPPPPYTPSQQPPPPVLSPPPIRITRTKTPTGGILLGKYQLGRMLGQGSFAKVHEATSIDDGNTVVAIKVIDKTKTVDAAMEPRIISEVSAMRRLQHHPNILKIHEVMATKTKIYLVMELATGGELFGKLLNRGRLSEGTARRYFTQLVSALHFCHQNGVAHRDMKPQNVLLDKNGNVKVSDFGLSALPEQLHDGLLHTACGTPAYTAPEVARSKPYEGSKADAWSCGVILFVMLAGYLPFDDHNLIGMYKKIARREYKFPKWISKQTRAIIWQLLDPNPDTRMTLDKVMETSWIKKALSTYRSSHKENESLLHGRKLKHEMICNGVNAFDIISLSSGLDLSGLFEGGNDDIRKEKRYTTSMEVDEVMERVMEAGERMGYRVEKGKRGVLGLGKGKVVLTVEVVEIAELFVLVEVKVVEGTVEFDEGQWLNLETGLGDLFVSWDDHIVGD; encoded by the coding sequence ATGCCATCAGGGGCTCCGCCGCCCCTACCACCGCCACCATATACGCCTTCACAACAACCTCCACCACCAGTACTATCACCACCACCGATAAGAATCACCCGAACCAAAACACCCACCGGCGGCATACTTTTAGGCAAGTATCAATTGGGTCGTATGTTGGGACAAGGAAGCTTTGCCAAAGTTCACGAAGCGACTTCAATCGACGACGGAAACACCGTCGTGGCGATCAAGGTTATAGACAAGACCAAAACCGTGGATGCCGCCATGGAACCGAGGATAATCAGTGAGGTTTCCGCCATGCGCCGGCTACAACATCACCCAAACATTCTTAAAATCCACGAAGTTATGGCTACAAAAACGAAGATCTACCTCGTCATGGAACTGGCAACCGGCGGTGAACTTTTCGGTAAATTGTTAAACCGTGGCCGGTTAAGCGAAGGAACTGCGCGTAGGTACTTTACCCAACTCGTCTCCGCCCTTCATTTCTGTCACCAAAACGGCGTCGCCCACCGTGATATGAAGCCACAAAATgttttgttggacaaaaatgggaacGTCAAAGTTTCCGACTTTGGTCTCTCGGCTCTACCGGAGCAACTACACGACGGGCTTTTACATACGGCTTGTGGTACACCGGCTTATACGGCTCCTGAGGTTGCTCGGAGTAAACCGTACGAGGGTTCTAAAGCCGATGCTTGGTCTTGTGGGGTGATATTATTTGTTATGTTGGCCGGTTATTTACCCTTTGATGATCATAATTTGATAGGTATGTATAAAAAGATTGCTCGTAGGGAATACAAGTTTCCAAAATGGATATCAAAGCAAACAAGAGCTATAATATGGCAGCTTTTGGATCCTAACCCAGATACTAGAATGACCTTGGATAAGGTAATGGAAACTTCATGGATTAAGAAAGCATTATCTACGTATCGATCATCACACAAGGAGAACGAGAGTTTATTACATGGGAGGAAATTAAAGCATGAGATGATTTGTAATGGAGTTAATGCTTTTGATATAATATCTTTGTCTTCAGGGTTGGATTTGTCTGGTCTTTTTGAAGGAGGTAATGATGACATTAGGAAGGAGAAGAGGTATACTACTTCAATGGAGGTTGATGAGGTTATGGAGAGGGTTATGGAGGCTGGGGAGAGAATGGGGTATAGGGTGGAGAAAGGGAAAAGAGGGGTTTTGGGATTGGGGAAAGGGAAGGTGGTGTTGACGGTGGAGGTGGTCGAGATTGCTGAATTGTTTGTTTTGGTGGAGGTTAAGGTGGTGGAAGGTACGGTGGAGTTTGATGAAGGGCAATGGTTGAATTTAGAAACTGGCCTTGGAGACCTATTTGTTTCTTGGGATGATCATATCGTGGGtgattga